Proteins found in one Onychomys torridus chromosome 21, mOncTor1.1, whole genome shotgun sequence genomic segment:
- the Lingo3 gene encoding leucine-rich repeat and immunoglobulin-like domain-containing nogo receptor-interacting protein 3: MTCWLPMLGLHLLLLPTAPPLAAGCPARCECSASTRTVACGRRRLTAIPDGIPAETRLLELNRNRIRCLNPGDLASLPTLEELDLNHNVIAHVEPGAFANLPRLRILRLRGNQLKLIPPGVFTHLDSLTLLDLSENKLVILLDFSFQDLRSLRRLEVGDNDLVFISRRAFAGLLGLAELTLERCNLTSLSPESLGHLRGLGALRLRHLAIAALEDQNFQKLPGLSHLEIDNWPLLEEVAPGSLRGLNLTSLSITHTNITAVPAAALRQQAHLTCLNLSHNPISTVPRGSFRDLVRLRELHLAGALLAVIEPQAFVGLRQIRLLNLSDNLLSTLEENTFHSVNTLETLRVDGNPLACDCRLLWIVQRRKTLNFDGRLPACATPAEVRGDALHNLPDSVLFEYFVCRKPKIRERRLQHVTAAEGDAVRFLCRAEGEPAPTVVWVTPQHHTVTAASRGRARVLPGGTLAVADARPQDSGTYTCVASNAGGNDTYFATLTVQPAANRTQGEGHNETQVGVRFPLDLTTILVSTAMGCITFLGVVLFCFLLLFVWSRGRGQHKNNFSVEYSFRKVDGPTAAAGQGGARKFNMKMI; encoded by the coding sequence ATGACCTGCTGGCTGCCTATGCTGGGCCtgcacctgctgctgctgcccaccGCCCCTCCCTTGGCCGCGGGCTGCCCCGCGCGCTGCGAGTGCTCCGCGTCCACCCGGACCGTGGCCTGCGGACGCCGCCGGCTGACCGCCATCCCCGACGGCATCCCGGCCGAGACGCGCCTCCTGGAGCTCAACCGCAACCGCATCCGCTGCCTGAACCCCGGGGACCTGGCCTCGCTGCCCACCCTAGAAGAGCTGGACCTCAACCACAACGTGATCGCCCACGTGGAGCCCGGGGCCTTCGCCAACCTGCCCCGCCTGCGCATCCTGCGTCTCCGTGGCAACCAGCTGAAGCTCATCCCGCCCGGCGTCTTCACGCACCTGGACAGCCTCACGCTGCTGGACCTGAGCGAGAACAAGCTGGTCATCCTGCTGGATTTCAGCTTCCAGGACCTGCGCAGCCTACGGCGGCTGGAGGTGGGCGACAACGACCTGGTGTTCATCTCCCGCAGGGCCTTCGCGGGGCTGCTGGGGCTGGCCGAGCTCACCCTGGAGCGCTGCAACCTCACCTCGCTGTCCCCGGAGTCGCTGGGCCACCTGCGGGGCCTGGGCGCTCTGCGCCTGCGCCACCTGGCCATCGCGGCGCTGGAGGACCAGAACTTCCAGAAGCTCCCGGGCCTGTCGCACCTGGAGATCGACAACTGGCCGCTGCTGGAGGAGGTGGCCCCGGGCAGCCTGCGCGGGCTGAACCTCACCTCGCTGTCCATCACGCACACCAACATCACGGCCGTGCCGGCCGCCGCGCTGCGACAGCAGGCCCACCTCACGTGCCTCAACCTGTCGCACAACCCCATCAGCACCGTGCCGCGGGGCTCCTTCCGGGACCTGGTGCGCCTGCGCGAGCTGCACCTGGCCGGCGCCCTGCTGGCTGTCATCGAGCCGCAGGCCTTCGTGGGGCTGCGGCAGATCCGCCTGCTCAACCTCTCGGACAACCTGCTGTCCACGCTGGAGGAGAACACGTTCCACTCGGTGAACACGCTGGAGACGCTGCGCGTGGACGGCAACCCGCTGGCCTGCGACTGCCGCCTGCTGTGGATCGTGCAGAGGCGGAAGACCCTGAACTTCGACGGCAGGCTCCCGGCCTGCGCCACCCCCGCCGAGGTGCGCGGCGACGCCCTGCACAACCTCCCCGACTCCGTGCTCTTCGAGTACTTCGTGTGTCGCAAGCCCAAGATCCGGGAGAGGCGGCTGCAGCACGTGACCGCCGCCGAGGGGGACGCCGTGCGCTTCCTGTGCCGGGCCGAGGGCGAGCCGGCGCCCACGGTGGTCTGGGTGACGCCCCAGCACCACACGGTGACGGCTGCCAGCCGGGGCCGGGCACGCGTGCTGCCCGGGGGCACGCTGGCCGTGGCGGACGCGCGGCCCCAGGACAGCGGCACCTACACGTGCGTGGCCAGCAACGCCGGAGGGAACGACACGTATTTCGCCACCTTGACCGTGCAGCCGGCCGCCAACCGGACCCAGGGCGAGGGGCACAACGAGACGCAGGTGGGCGTCCGGTTCCCGCTGGACCTCACCACCATCCTGGTGTCCACCGCCATGGGGTGCATCACCTTCCTGGGCGTggtcctcttctgcttcctgctgctctTCGTGTGGAGCCGCGGCCGAGGGCAGCACAAGAATAACTTCTCCGTGGAATATTCCTTCCGCAAGGTGGACGGTCCGACGGCCGCGGCCGGCCAGGGCGGCGCGCGCAAGTTCAACATGAAGATGATCTGA
- the Oaz1 gene encoding LOW QUALITY PROTEIN: ornithine decarboxylase antizyme 1 (The sequence of the model RefSeq protein was modified relative to this genomic sequence to represent the inferred CDS: deleted 1 base in 1 codon) gives MVKSSLQRILNSHCFAREKEGDKRSATLHASRTMPLLSQHSRGGCSSESSRVTLHCCSNLGPGPRWCSDVPHPPLKIPGGRGNSQRDHSLSASVLYSDERLNVTEEPTSNDKTRVLSIQSTLTEAKQVTWRAVWNGGGLYIELPAGPLPEGSKDSFAALLEFAEEQLRADHVFICFPKNREDRAALLRTFSFLGFEIVRPGHPLVPKRPDACFMVYTLEREDPGEED, from the exons ATGGTGAAATCCTCCCTGCAGCGGATCCTCAACAGCCACTGCTTcgccagagagaaggaaggggacaaACGCAGCGCCACGCTCCACGCCAGCCGCACCATGCCGCTCCTGAGTCAGCACAGCCGCGGCGGCTGCAGCAGCGAGAG TTCTAGGGTCACCCTCCATTGCTGTAGTAACCTGGGTCCGGGGCCTCGGTGGTGCTCC GATGTCCCTCACCCACCCCTGAAGATCCCAGGTGGGCGAGGGAACAGTCAGCGGGATCACAGTCTTTCAGCTAGCGTCCTCTACTCC GACGAGCGGCTGAATGTGACAGAGGAGCCAACGTCTAACGACAAGACCAGGGTCCTGAGCATCCAGTCCACGCTCACGGAGGCCAAGCAGGTCACCTGGAGGGCGGTGTGGAACGGTGGTGGCCTCTACATCGAGCTCCCGGCTGGGCCTCTGCCTGAGGGCAGCAAGGACAG TTTCGCAGCTCTCCTGGAGTTCGCGGAGGAGCAGCTCCGGGCCGACCACGTTTTCATCTGCTTCCCCAAGAACCGTGAGGACAGAG CCGCCCTACTCCGAACCTTCAGCTTTCTTGGCTTTGAGATTGTGAGACCCGGGCATCCCCTCGTCCCCAAGAGACCCGATGCTTGCTTCATGGTCTACACGCTGGAGAGAGAGGACCCGGGCGAGGAGGACTAG